In Methanocella paludicola SANAE, the sequence GACATGCTCGCGGTGCCTTCGAGGAACGAGCCGTTCGGCATCGTGGTGCTGGAGGCATGGGACGCGTGCAGGCCTGCCATCGGAACGGATGCCGTCGGCATCATCGATAACTTCGTCAACGGCATAAAAGCGAGGCCGCAGCCCGAGTCGCTGGCCTGGTGCATCAGCGATGTGGTGGATAAGCCTCGAGCACTCAAATGGATGGGCATGCAGGGAAAAAAATTAGTGGAATCCATCTACGACTGGAACAACGTCGTGGACAAGCTCCTCAAGGTATACGGCAGGGTCGCCTAGCGCAGAAGCTGGCCGTCCTTCATCATCAGCTTCTTTTTGCCATCCCTGTATTCGACCTCTAGAGTAACGTCGGGTGCCGTGACGAAGTCCCAGTGCATGTTGCTCGAAACGTTGCCGCCGTACATGTCGCTCCGGCCGAAGGCCACGTGCACCGAGCCGCCGATCTTCTCGTCCGTGAGGATATAGCCGATGGCGCGGTCGATGACGGGGTTCAGGCCGATGCCCAGCTCCGCCACCTTCAGGGCGTTTTCCGCCCCGTATTTCTCCTTATCCAGCTCCGTCATCTTGTGCAGGGTATCGCGCAGCACTTCCTGGTTATGCTCGGCCGTGCACTCGTCAGGGAGCAGCGTCCCGTCCTTGAACTTGAGCCGTACGCCTTTGATGATGGTGCCCCGGGTCAGGTCGTCGATGGTCAAAGGACAGTAAATGGTGCCGCTGCCGTAGGTCTCCACTGGCGCCACGAAGACCTCGCCTGCAGGCAGGTTGCCGCCCAGGTCGCCCACCGCCACTTTCTCGGGAGTGAGCACGCCGTCGTCCGGGTTCAGGCGCCGGCCCTCGATGTCCAGCCGGAAGTCGGTGCCGTGCGGGTCGGTAACGTGCACGTACTTCGCGTTGTGGAGGACCCGCATCACATGCTCGCAGTCCTCTTTTAAAATACCGTAATCTATGAGGCAGCCGCCGATCACGAGCTTTTCCAGCTCGCTCAACGGAACGTTATACATCCGTGCCATGCCGTCCGTAGCCCAGCCCATGTACAGCCAGCGCTTACCTGGCTTACCATAGATGATCTGCATGACCGGGAAGTTGCCCTCGGAGCGCGCCTGGAGCTTTTCCCGGAAGTGCTTCTTAATGCTCGGGTCGCTGTACGGCTCGACGATAACGTAGGCGTCCATGGCCTGGACCACGCCCATCATGATCTTGGGCATCTTCTTGAGCTGCTGGACCGTGCACGTATCCAGGAGGCGCTTCTGGTAATCGTTGGATACTGCGGTGATGAACGGCTGGCCGCCGCGCTTCGCCACGGCGATGCCGATCTCCTCCAGGAACTTCTGTTCGTGCGTTCCCCCGCTTATTAAAACAGCGTCGCCCTCCTGCACGTCGAGCGAGCCCAGGACGTCCTCCGCCAGCTTCGGGTATATCTTCTCGTCGATCATCGTGAACACCATGCATTCATTTAGACTAGATTGTCTCTCCGTAATCAATAATGTGTTCTCACGTTTCGTCGGGCACGATGGTGATGCCGTCATCGTCGTACACGGCGAGCCAGCGCCGGTGGGCTTTGAGCTCGCCCGTCAGGATCAGGCGGCTCAGGGGCACGTAGATGAACTGCCGCACGACCCTCCTGAGCTCCCTGGCCCCGTATTCGGGGCTGTACCCGGCACGGGCCAGATAATCCTCCGCCTCATCGCTGAGGCGAAGGGCCACGTGGTGCGTCCGCTCAAGCTCTGCGAGGGTCTCGGTCAGCGTCTTTCTCAGCAGGCGCCTGACGGCGTCCACGTCCAGCGGCCTGAACGAGACGATCTCGTCGATGCGGTTGATGAGCTCCGGCTTGAACGTTTCCAGCCCCTTCTTACGCGGCCTCCGCTTCATGCCCTCTTCCATCTCCTCGTAGCTCACGCCCCCGCCGGGCTCCAGGTTGGACGTGAGGATGAAGATGGCGTTCCTGGCGTCCGCCGTCCTTCCCTTGGAGTCTGTAATCCGGCCCTCGTCAAAAAGCTGCAGGAACACGTCGAACACCCGGGGGTGGGCCTTCTCAACCTCGTCGAACAGGGCGACCGTATAGGGCCGTGCCCTAAGCATGCGGACCAGCAGGCCGCTCTCCTCATAGCCGATGTATCCGGGCGGCGAGCCGATGAGCCGGGCCACGCTGTTCTCCTCCGAGTACTCCGAAAGGTCCAGCCGGATCATCTCCGACGGGCTGCCGAATAAAAACTCCGCCAGGAGCCTCGCCGTCTCGGTCTTCCCCACGCCAGTGGGGCCGGTGAACAGGAAAACGGCGAGCGGCCCCTGCCGCTTCTCGATGCCGGAGTAGGCCACCATGAGGCGCTTGCTGACTTTCGCTATGGCCTCCTCCTGTCCCGCCAGCCTGCCCCTTAAAAATCCTTCGAGCCCGAGCAGCCGGGACGTGGTGGGGCCCTCGAGGTGAGAGGCGGCCAGCTCGAGCGGCATGCCGGCGCTGCCGGCCAGCGTTTCCGCGATGGAGCGGGCGTCCACCTGCCTGCGGGGCTCGTCCATGGAGCCCATGCTGAGCACAGGTATCCTTGCCCCGGAGCACGCCATATCCAGCAGGTCCACGGCCTTGTCCGGCAGCATGTGCTCCGCGTCGAACCGCATGGATAGGTCCACAGAAGCCTCGAGCGCTTCGTCCAGGATGCGC encodes:
- a CDS encoding aminopeptidase; the encoded protein is MIDEKIYPKLAEDVLGSLDVQEGDAVLISGGTHEQKFLEEIGIAVAKRGGQPFITAVSNDYQKRLLDTCTVQQLKKMPKIMMGVVQAMDAYVIVEPYSDPSIKKHFREKLQARSEGNFPVMQIIYGKPGKRWLYMGWATDGMARMYNVPLSELEKLVIGGCLIDYGILKEDCEHVMRVLHNAKYVHVTDPHGTDFRLDIEGRRLNPDDGVLTPEKVAVGDLGGNLPAGEVFVAPVETYGSGTIYCPLTIDDLTRGTIIKGVRLKFKDGTLLPDECTAEHNQEVLRDTLHKMTELDKEKYGAENALKVAELGIGLNPVIDRAIGYILTDEKIGGSVHVAFGRSDMYGGNVSSNMHWDFVTAPDVTLEVEYRDGKKKLMMKDGQLLR